Below is a genomic region from Burkholderia pyrrocinia.
GAATCGACTGAAGATCCGGCGGCGCCTTGCGGAAGAACGACCAGAGATACCGCAGCGGAAACAGCGCGATCAGGCAGGTCGCGAGCGACATGTTGAGCGTCGACACGAAGCCCCAGATCGCCGGTTGCGTGATGAAGTGAAGCGAGATGCCGGCAACCATCGTGTAGAGAATGATGGCCGCGAAGATCCAGTGCATCGCGCGGGAGAGCCGATCGTATCGGCGGACCTGCGGTGATCGGTGCCGCACGTGCGGCAGGGAAACGGAAGACATGATTCAACATCCTTGATCGGGTGTCGATCGGTTGATCGACATGATTTAAAGATGAGAATTATCTTGACCGTGCCGCGCGACGTAAAAGTTTATGAAGGATTTCTCAACGCGCGCGGCGCCTTCCCGTCACAGCCGCGCGGGCCGCGTTCGGCCGCGAACGGCTCAGGTCCGCTCGAGCCGGTACCCGTAGTTGTAGATCGTCGTGATGACGAGCCCGTTCTTCGGCCGCAGCCCGAGACTCCTGCGCAGCTTGCTCACGTAGGTTGCCAGAGTCGCGTCGTATTTCCGGTCGACGACGCCCCATACGTGCTTGATCATCATGTCCTTCGACACGATCCGGCCGACACTCTCGAACAGCATCAGCGCGAGATCGAATTCGCGCCGGGCCAGTTCGACGGGCGCGCCGTCCACGGTGGCGACGTGCGTACCGGTGTCGAGCGCGAATTTCCCGACCTCGACGATCTTCGCCCGCTGCGTTTCCGGATAGTACTTCCGCGCCTGGGCGCTCACGCGCGCGATCAGTTCGCGTTCGCGCAGCGGCTTGACGAGATAATCGTCGGCGCCATTGTTGAGGCCGAACACGATGTCGTCCTCGCCGTCGTGCTGCGTCATCATGATGATCGGCAGCGCGTCGGCGAACGAATCGCGCGCCCAGCGCATCACGTCGATGCCCGACATGCCGGGTACGTCCCAGTCGAGCAGCAGCACGTCGACGCGCGTCGAGCGTACCAGTTCGACGAAGCTCTCGCCGTCGTGACGGACCTCGGTTTCGTAGCCGGCCTTCTCCAGCCAGCGGGCTACGACACCCGCCTGCGTCACGATGTCTTCCAGGATTGCAACGATCATGTTGTTTCCGCTTTCAGTGTGCGGCTCCGGTTGCCGACGTGCCGGCCGCGTTTGCAGCACCGTCGCCGGGCGCCGGCGGCAGGTAAACGAAAATCCATTCGCCATATGTGTCGCGGTCGCCGAACGACTCGTATCGGACCGGGAACCCCTGGCGTTTCAGCGGCCGGCCGGCCGCTTCGCTGAACACGCCCATGATGCCGCCGTCCGGCGCCTTCACGAGCCCCCATTGGGTCGACCCGGTCAGCGGGTCGGCATACAGGCGTCGCAAATGGCGCTGGGTCGGCAAGGTCCGGCGATCCTCCAGCAACGCGTCGAGCGACTCGGGATAGCGGTTTTGCCCCGCTGCGCCGTAGTAGCGTTCGATCGCCGCGCGATACTGGTCGCCGACGAACAGCAGCTCGGCTTCGCGGTCGCGTTGCTGAACGGTGCTCCAGATGCGCGTCGCCTCGGTCATCCCGAGACCGAGCGCCGCGACGAGCATCAGCACGCCGAGATACGCGATGCCGCGTTGGGTGCGCGGGCGTTGCCGCAGGTTACCACGTCTCATAGCTGCTTCCGTCGAGCGCGTTTCCCTTTGCGCCGCTCTTGATGTCGGCCACGCCGCCGCTGTCGCCGGCCAGAGCGCGCCACGAATTGCGCTTGCCCGTCACCGGGTCGAGCGGCACTTCACGCAGGTAGCGATTTTCGACGAGCGCCTCGAGCGAGGCCGGGTCGCGGCCGTGGTCGGCGCGATAATCGTCGATCGACTGGCGCAGCGTATTCAGGTTGTGGCGCAGCACGGTTTCCTTCGCGCGGTCGCCCTGCTTCAGATAGCCGGGCGCGACGAACGCGGTCAGCGCCGCGATGATCGCCATGACGACGAGCAGTTCGACGAGCGTGAAGCCGGCGGTGCGACGCGCACGTCTACCATTGGTTGTACGGGACGCCATTGATGCCCTCCTTGCGGTTGGTGGAACGGATGTCGAACACGTCCTCGCCCGACGAAAAGGATGCCGGATCGCTCGCGTAACTGCGCGTTTCCCACATTTCGTCGGGCGCCTTGCCGTCGCAATCGCACATCGGATCGGCGGGAATCTTGCGCAGGAAATACAGCCGCGCGCCGTTCGGGGACGTCTTGTCCTCGACGCCCTCGACCAGCGTGCGCAGATCCGGCGGATAGCCGCTCGCGTCGGCGCTGTGCTCGATCCGTCCTTCGCCGGCCGCCGCCTTGTAGGCATCGAGCGCCGACCGGATGACGACCAGCGCGCGGCGCAGCTCGGTTTCGTCGGCGCGGCGCCTGGCGAGATCGGTCAGCGGCAAGGCGACGGTGGCGAGCAGCGCAAGCAGCGTCAGCGCGACCATCATCTCGATCAGCGTGAAGCCGCGCGCGCGGCGGCGCCGTGCGGCGCTCATGCGACGCTCCAGGGGCTGGGCAGCCGTCCGGGCGCATCGGCGTGCAGGGTCGATCCGGGCACGGCGCCGCCGTTGATGGACGCCACGAACGACACCAGCGAGCCGATCAGCGAGCGCACCATGGCCAGCAGCCCGCGCTTTTCGGTCGCGGACGCCGCCACGTCGGCCGGCAGGTCCGCCGCCGCGACGACGGCGGCCT
It encodes:
- a CDS encoding response regulator transcription factor yields the protein MIVAILEDIVTQAGVVARWLEKAGYETEVRHDGESFVELVRSTRVDVLLLDWDVPGMSGIDVMRWARDSFADALPIIMMTQHDGEDDIVFGLNNGADDYLVKPLRERELIARVSAQARKYYPETQRAKIVEVGKFALDTGTHVATVDGAPVELARREFDLALMLFESVGRIVSKDMMIKHVWGVVDRKYDATLATYVSKLRRSLGLRPKNGLVITTIYNYGYRLERT
- a CDS encoding type II secretion system protein codes for the protein MRRGNLRQRPRTQRGIAYLGVLMLVAALGLGMTEATRIWSTVQQRDREAELLFVGDQYRAAIERYYGAAGQNRYPESLDALLEDRRTLPTQRHLRRLYADPLTGSTQWGLVKAPDGGIMGVFSEAAGRPLKRQGFPVRYESFGDRDTYGEWIFVYLPPAPGDGAANAAGTSATGAAH
- a CDS encoding type II secretion system protein — translated: MASRTTNGRRARRTAGFTLVELLVVMAIIAALTAFVAPGYLKQGDRAKETVLRHNLNTLRQSIDDYRADHGRDPASLEALVENRYLREVPLDPVTGKRNSWRALAGDSGGVADIKSGAKGNALDGSSYETW
- a CDS encoding type II secretion system protein, which encodes MSAARRRRARGFTLIEMMVALTLLALLATVALPLTDLARRRADETELRRALVVIRSALDAYKAAAGEGRIEHSADASGYPPDLRTLVEGVEDKTSPNGARLYFLRKIPADPMCDCDGKAPDEMWETRSYASDPASFSSGEDVFDIRSTNRKEGINGVPYNQW